One Candidatus Neomarinimicrobiota bacterium genomic window carries:
- a CDS encoding zf-HC2 domain-containing protein encodes MNCAQLRVKISPYLDAELSYAELTAFKGHLAGCSDCTELVTEMTGIKIALLDSIHASLPPDFVTRLQHRVRAEGNRAESMWRKLTEPRIRGFSPLSVSGLAAAGVALAIIAVSLFTVESAPIVAPPTSSAQHATPPLIVPTRPTSTQPTTPFLTTAPGDSSTFLRDSSRRDFSRQIKYVNTGDRR; translated from the coding sequence ATGAATTGCGCCCAGCTTCGCGTTAAAATATCACCATATCTCGATGCTGAACTGTCATACGCAGAGTTGACGGCATTCAAGGGGCATCTGGCCGGGTGTAGCGATTGCACCGAGCTGGTGACCGAAATGACCGGCATCAAGATCGCACTCCTTGACAGCATTCATGCCTCCCTCCCGCCGGACTTTGTGACCCGTCTCCAACACCGGGTGCGGGCCGAGGGCAACCGGGCGGAATCAATGTGGCGCAAGCTGACGGAGCCCCGAATTCGGGGCTTTTCGCCTCTGTCTGTGAGCGGACTGGCGGCCGCGGGTGTGGCACTGGCAATCATCGCTGTCAGCCTGTTCACGGTGGAATCGGCGCCCATTGTTGCTCCCCCCACAAGTTCGGCTCAGCATGCAACCCCTCCCCTGATTGTCCCCACTCGCCCCACTTCAACCCAACCAACGACACCCTTTCTTACAACCGCTCCGGGGGACTCGTCTACATTCCTGCGCGATAGTTCCAGGCGCGATTTTTCGCGCCAGATCAAATACGTCAATACAGGCGATCGACGCTAG
- a CDS encoding sigma-70 family RNA polymerase sigma factor, with protein sequence MAQFQDGNESAYLEIVARFKDRLFTFIYRFVGDSAMAEDLVQDTLVKVYTHRHAYREIAKFSTWIYTIAGNLARTELRKRKRRATFSMSTLGFGERELDLPSGDPAPSAVVEGRQSEQQIRRALAKLPLHFRTVIILRDVQELSYEEISKIMKIPLGTVKSRVNRARLRLQGMLSNLKSEGDSR encoded by the coding sequence ATGGCCCAGTTCCAGGACGGCAATGAGAGTGCCTACCTGGAAATCGTTGCCCGCTTCAAGGACCGGCTATTCACCTTTATTTACCGGTTTGTGGGCGATTCAGCCATGGCGGAGGATCTGGTACAGGACACGCTGGTGAAGGTCTATACTCACCGGCACGCCTACCGCGAGATCGCGAAGTTTTCCACGTGGATCTACACCATTGCCGGTAACCTTGCGCGCACGGAATTGCGCAAGCGCAAGCGCAGGGCCACCTTCAGCATGAGTACCCTGGGATTTGGTGAGCGGGAGCTGGATTTGCCCTCGGGAGACCCTGCTCCCAGTGCCGTGGTGGAGGGGCGGCAGTCTGAGCAGCAGATTCGCCGCGCTCTGGCCAAACTACCACTGCACTTTCGCACCGTTATTATTTTGAGAGATGTGCAGGAACTTTCCTACGAAGAGATCAGTAAAATTATGAAGATTCCACTTGGTACCGTGAAATCCAGGGTCAACCGGGCCCGCTTGAGACTTCAGGGAATGCTGTCAAACCTTAAATCGGAAGGGGATTCACGCTGA
- the holA gene encoding DNA polymerase III subunit delta encodes MVTYEDSVRKVQAGEIEPAYLLAGSDAFLQEFFIDAVVEGFLPAGARKRVFSLNDDGPEAVLADLSAYSLFQERQVLVVRNTSQIAGKAREELLTYVKSPHPDKCLLLVKEEHQSAKGLQKALSKLIPIVDTRPPFPEKLRSWANYYAKSKGMQLQPEALDLLVELVGDSAGHVVSELEKIFSQLDAGGEVTVELVEAQVAPDKAAQLWHLQMAVSRREMEPSLRLLVALLEHGAQPAGIVSSLATLFGQLLFMQSATTAEGSYTGLNKPVTAGLPHMGKLYRPEDTALVMRRLLAVDARLKSVSVESGPVLVALVAAICGETG; translated from the coding sequence GTGGTGACTTACGAGGACAGCGTGCGCAAGGTGCAGGCCGGCGAGATTGAGCCGGCCTACCTGCTGGCAGGCAGCGATGCATTCTTACAGGAATTCTTTATCGACGCGGTGGTGGAGGGTTTCCTGCCCGCCGGTGCAAGGAAGCGGGTGTTCTCCCTGAACGATGACGGTCCCGAGGCGGTCCTGGCCGATCTGAGCGCCTATAGCCTGTTCCAGGAGCGGCAGGTCCTGGTAGTTCGCAATACGAGCCAGATCGCCGGGAAGGCCCGGGAGGAGCTGCTGACCTATGTCAAAAGCCCGCACCCGGACAAATGTCTCCTGCTGGTGAAGGAAGAGCACCAGTCAGCCAAGGGTTTGCAGAAGGCCTTGTCCAAACTCATCCCCATCGTGGACACGCGGCCTCCCTTCCCGGAAAAATTGCGCTCCTGGGCCAACTATTATGCCAAATCAAAGGGTATGCAGCTGCAACCGGAAGCCTTGGACCTGCTCGTCGAACTGGTCGGAGACTCAGCGGGGCATGTGGTCAGCGAGTTGGAGAAAATCTTCAGCCAATTGGATGCGGGCGGGGAGGTAACGGTGGAGCTGGTCGAGGCGCAGGTGGCGCCGGACAAGGCCGCGCAGCTCTGGCACCTGCAAATGGCTGTGAGCAGGCGGGAAATGGAACCCTCTCTGCGCCTGCTGGTCGCCCTGCTGGAGCATGGTGCCCAACCTGCTGGGATCGTCAGCTCCCTGGCGACCCTCTTCGGGCAGTTGCTCTTCATGCAGTCAGCTACCACGGCCGAGGGCAGCTACACCGGGTTGAACAAGCCCGTGACGGCGGGGCTGCCTCACATGGGCAAGCTGTACCGGCCTGAGGATACCGCCCTGGTGATGCGACGTCTCCTGGCGGTTGACGCCCGTCTGAAGTCGGTGAGCGTGGAGTCGGGTCCTGTGCTGGTCGCCCTGGTAGCGGCCATCTGCGGAGAGACGGGCTAG
- a CDS encoding sodium/proline symporter, which produces MSSVAIGFIVYLLIIFTVGVLTARLNKSLPDYLLAGRRLGPWVVAFSERASAESGWMLLGLTGLAYASGLGDPSGTRLEPALWTGLGGVAGVIAAWFLVAKRLRQESERLGALTIPRFFELRFRGQDTTMRFAATGIIAFCFAFYIAAQFDAAGKSLEQTLGWGHFTGVIAAALIIVFYTAMGGFFAVAWTDFFQGWIMIGTLVLLPLVTVAELGGWGVLADKLTAINPQLLTPSAGRTGWTLTAGILGGFGVGLGYLGQPHLMARYMSIRSTDDIATARRVAIVWSIFSYGGAVLMGLAALAYFGVGHFDDPEMMMPALAISLLPAWLVGIIISGALAAMMSTADSQLLVTTSAVAEDVYHASLNPNADQKQLMLVSRVATIILGLLAIALSQLPQSIFRKVLFAWAGLGAAFGPAMVLSLWWPGTTRNGVLAGMLTGFFTVIIWDNSAWGSRLYSLVPGFLVALVVNVVVSLLERGKPASIGVVPTE; this is translated from the coding sequence ATGAGTTCAGTTGCCATCGGATTTATTGTCTACCTGCTGATCATATTTACGGTGGGCGTACTCACGGCCAGGCTGAACAAATCACTGCCTGACTATCTCCTGGCCGGTCGGCGTCTAGGCCCCTGGGTAGTAGCCTTTTCCGAACGTGCGTCTGCCGAGAGCGGCTGGATGCTGTTGGGCCTCACCGGCCTCGCCTACGCCTCCGGTCTGGGCGACCCTTCAGGGACCCGACTCGAACCTGCGCTGTGGACCGGGCTGGGCGGCGTTGCCGGGGTCATCGCGGCCTGGTTCCTGGTGGCCAAGCGGCTCAGGCAAGAGAGTGAGCGTCTGGGAGCACTGACCATTCCGCGCTTTTTTGAACTCCGGTTCCGCGGACAGGACACCACGATGCGTTTCGCGGCCACCGGCATCATCGCGTTTTGCTTCGCATTTTACATCGCAGCTCAGTTTGACGCGGCCGGTAAGTCGCTGGAGCAGACCCTTGGCTGGGGCCATTTCACAGGCGTCATCGCGGCGGCGCTTATTATTGTATTTTACACCGCTATGGGTGGGTTTTTTGCCGTAGCCTGGACCGACTTTTTCCAAGGGTGGATCATGATTGGAACGCTTGTGCTGCTGCCACTGGTGACCGTGGCCGAACTGGGGGGCTGGGGGGTGCTGGCGGACAAGCTTACGGCCATCAACCCCCAACTGCTCACGCCCAGCGCCGGGCGGACCGGATGGACCCTTACGGCGGGCATTTTGGGCGGCTTTGGCGTTGGGCTAGGGTACCTGGGGCAACCGCATCTCATGGCCCGCTATATGAGCATCCGCTCAACCGACGATATTGCTACGGCGCGGCGCGTGGCCATCGTCTGGTCAATATTTTCCTACGGCGGCGCCGTGCTCATGGGCCTGGCCGCGCTGGCCTATTTTGGGGTTGGTCACTTTGACGACCCTGAAATGATGATGCCGGCTCTGGCCATAAGCCTGCTGCCGGCGTGGCTGGTTGGTATCATCATTTCCGGCGCCCTGGCCGCCATGATGTCCACCGCCGACTCCCAGCTGCTGGTGACGACCTCGGCCGTAGCGGAAGACGTGTACCACGCATCGCTGAATCCCAATGCCGACCAGAAGCAGCTGATGCTTGTTTCCCGGGTTGCCACCATCATTCTTGGGCTGCTCGCCATCGCCCTGTCGCAGCTGCCTCAGTCCATATTCCGCAAGGTGCTGTTTGCCTGGGCCGGCCTGGGGGCGGCATTTGGCCCTGCGATGGTTCTCAGCCTGTGGTGGCCCGGGACCACCCGCAACGGAGTCCTGGCGGGCATGCTCACCGGATTCTTTACGGTCATCATCTGGGACAACAGCGCCTGGGGCAGCAGGCTCTACTCCCTGGTACCGGGGTTTCTGGTTGCGCTGGTAGTCAATGTGGTGGTCAGTTTGCTTGAACGTGGCAAGCCGGCTTCCATCGGCGTTGTCCCGACGGAGTAG